A genomic stretch from Lathyrus oleraceus cultivar Zhongwan6 chromosome 2, CAAS_Psat_ZW6_1.0, whole genome shotgun sequence includes:
- the LOC127119396 gene encoding uncharacterized protein LOC127119396: MKKMNMITMKRGVARSLTDTSTFRSSSLSFLRSLSSTSSTTVDVDVSASSVAKLVTPTFLQPRVVLYDGVCHLCHQGVKWVIRADKDRKIKFCCVQSNAAEPYLRASGLQREDVLRRFLFIEGLNVFSQGSTAALRVLSYLPLPYSALSWLWVIPTPIRDAVYDYIAKNRYKWFGKAEDCLVLQEKELLERFIDRDEMMKRDS; the protein is encoded by the exons atgaagaagatgaatatGATTACAATGAAGAGAGGCGTCGCTAGAAGCTTGACCGACACGTCAACTTTCAGATCCTCCTCACTTTCGTTCCTTCGTTCACTCTCTTCCACTTCCAGCACCACCGTCGACGTCGACGTCTCTGCTTCTTCCGTCGCGAAGCTTGTCACTCCCACTTTCCTTCAACCCAGAGTTGTTCTTTACGACGGCGTTTGCCATCTCTGTCACCAAG GAGTGAAATGGGTGATCAGAGCTGACAAGGATAGGAAGATCAAATTTTGCTGCGTTCAGTCTAATGCTGCTGAGCCATACTTGAGAGCATCTGGTCTTCAACGAGAGGATGTTCTACGCCGCTTTTTATTCATTGAAGGCTTGAATGTATTCTCTCAGGGATCTACCG CTGCATTGCGTGTACTGTCATACTTGCCATTACCTTACTCTGCTTTGAGCTGGCTGTGGGTGATACCAACTCCAATAAGGGATGCTGTGTATGATTATATAGCAAAAAACCGGTACAAATGGTTTGGCAAGGCTGAAGATTGTTTGGTTTTGCAAGAGAAGGAGCTGCTTGAGCGTTTCATAGATAGGGACGAAATGATGAAACGAGATTCCTAG